A genome region from Desulfovibrio legallii includes the following:
- the ribH gene encoding 6,7-dimethyl-8-ribityllumazine synthase — protein sequence MTVHTIAGQLDAKGLKVAMVAARFNDFIVDRLISGALDYLERHGANREDITLVRVPGAFEMPLVCQKLAQSGRYNGVLALGAVIRGGTPHFDYVCAEATKGIAQAMLQAGTPIGFGLLTCDSIEQAIERAGAKAGNKGAEAAAAMLETVRVLEQL from the coding sequence ATGACAGTACACACCATCGCCGGGCAGCTGGACGCCAAGGGCCTGAAAGTGGCCATGGTGGCCGCGCGCTTCAACGACTTTATCGTGGACCGGCTCATCAGCGGCGCGCTGGACTACCTGGAGCGCCACGGCGCAAACCGGGAGGACATCACCCTGGTACGCGTGCCTGGGGCCTTTGAGATGCCCCTGGTCTGCCAGAAGCTGGCCCAGAGCGGCCGCTACAACGGCGTGCTGGCCCTGGGCGCGGTCATCCGTGGCGGCACCCCGCACTTTGACTACGTCTGCGCCGAAGCCACCAAGGGCATTGCCCAGGCCATGCTCCAGGCGGGCACACCCATCGGTTTCGGCCTGCTGACCTGCGACAGTATTGAACAGGCCATTGAGCGCGCCGGGGCCAAGGCGGGCAACAAGGGGGCGGAAGCCGCCGCCGCCATGCTGGAAACTGTCCGCGTGCTGGAGCAGCTGTAG
- the nusB gene encoding transcription antitermination factor NusB → MAKGKNATRHGERAQAFQVLYGLSFSPAASAAELRRQFRRSPDAAPEAPAEDAATADAPSGFAWELVEGVWREQERLDAAIARHARNWRLDRMGRVELTLLRLAVYEMLFRPDVPPKVAINEALELSREYGADTAKNFINGILDAVAKTLESPSGEAPSPAPSV, encoded by the coding sequence ATGGCCAAAGGTAAAAACGCCACCCGCCACGGCGAGCGGGCCCAGGCCTTTCAGGTGCTCTACGGCCTCTCTTTCAGCCCGGCCGCCAGCGCCGCGGAGCTGCGCCGCCAGTTCCGCCGCTCGCCCGACGCCGCCCCGGAAGCCCCGGCCGAGGACGCCGCAACGGCGGACGCGCCCTCAGGCTTCGCCTGGGAGCTGGTGGAGGGCGTCTGGCGGGAGCAGGAGCGCCTGGATGCAGCCATTGCCCGCCACGCCCGCAACTGGCGGCTGGACCGCATGGGGCGGGTGGAACTGACCCTGCTGCGGCTGGCAGTTTATGAGATGCTCTTCCGCCCCGACGTGCCGCCCAAGGTGGCCATCAACGAGGCCCTGGAGCTGAGCCGGGAATACGGCGCGGATACCGCCAAAAACTTTATCAACGGCATTCTGGACGCCGTGGCCAAGACCCTGGAAAGCCCTTCCGGGGAAGCCCCTTCGCCCGCCCCGTCCGTCTGA
- the acpP gene encoding acyl carrier protein: MSDVAEKVKKIIVDQLGVSAEEVKPEASFVEDLGADSLDLTELIMAMEEEFDIEIADDDAQKILKVQDAISYIENKQ, translated from the coding sequence ATGTCTGACGTCGCTGAAAAAGTGAAAAAAATCATTGTGGATCAACTGGGCGTAAGCGCCGAGGAAGTGAAGCCCGAAGCCTCCTTTGTGGAAGACCTGGGCGCGGATTCCCTGGATCTTACCGAGCTGATCATGGCTATGGAAGAGGAATTTGACATTGAAATCGCCGACGACGACGCCCAGAAGATTCTGAAGGTGCAGGACGCCATCAGCTACATCGAAAACAAGCAATAG
- the fabF gene encoding beta-ketoacyl-ACP synthase II, with the protein MTRPRVVITGVGGVTPLANDMESTWKKLLAGESGIAPITLFDASAYDARIAGEVKNFVPEDHIPMKQARRMDRFTQFAVVSAQMLLKDADFAVTEANAYDTGVILGIGLGGLHTLETYHAKLLQSGPNKISPFMIPMLISNMGPGQISIFTGAKGPNIVTTTACASAIHALGTSFDAIRLGRVTAVISGGVEATVTPLGVAGFTALKALSTQFNDEPARASRPFDARRDGFVIGEGAGLLLLESLESAQARGAKIYAEMVGYGASGDAYHMTAPCEDGMGMARAMQNALKDAGIPPDAVEHINAHATSTMLNDKTETRAIKLVFGAHAPKLKISATKSMTGHLLGAAGGIESVFTALALRDGVLPGTINLENPDPECDLDYLAGGSERRACGYAMCNSFGFGGTNASVIFKKWEG; encoded by the coding sequence ATGACCCGTCCCCGCGTAGTGATCACCGGCGTTGGCGGCGTTACGCCCCTCGCCAATGATATGGAAAGCACCTGGAAAAAGCTGCTCGCCGGCGAGTCGGGCATTGCGCCCATCACCCTTTTTGACGCTTCGGCCTACGATGCCCGCATTGCCGGCGAAGTAAAAAACTTTGTGCCCGAAGACCACATCCCCATGAAGCAGGCCCGGCGCATGGACCGCTTCACCCAGTTTGCGGTGGTTTCAGCCCAGATGCTCCTTAAAGACGCGGACTTTGCCGTTACCGAGGCCAACGCCTACGATACGGGCGTCATCCTGGGCATCGGCCTGGGCGGTCTGCACACGCTGGAGACCTACCACGCCAAGCTGCTGCAGTCCGGGCCCAACAAAATTTCGCCCTTCATGATCCCCATGCTCATTTCCAATATGGGCCCGGGGCAGATTTCTATTTTCACCGGGGCCAAGGGGCCCAACATCGTCACCACCACGGCCTGCGCCTCGGCCATCCACGCGCTGGGCACCTCTTTTGACGCCATCCGCCTGGGGCGGGTCACGGCGGTTATTTCCGGCGGGGTGGAGGCCACGGTCACGCCCCTGGGCGTGGCGGGCTTTACGGCCCTCAAGGCCCTTTCCACCCAGTTCAACGACGAGCCAGCCCGCGCCTCCCGGCCCTTTGACGCCAGGCGCGACGGCTTTGTCATCGGCGAGGGCGCGGGGCTGCTGCTCCTGGAATCGCTGGAGTCCGCCCAGGCCCGCGGGGCTAAAATCTACGCGGAAATGGTGGGCTACGGCGCTTCCGGCGACGCCTACCACATGACCGCCCCCTGTGAGGACGGCATGGGCATGGCCCGGGCCATGCAAAACGCCCTCAAAGACGCGGGCATCCCGCCCGATGCCGTGGAGCACATCAACGCCCACGCCACCTCCACCATGCTCAACGACAAAACCGAAACCCGCGCCATCAAGCTGGTCTTCGGCGCGCACGCGCCCAAGCTCAAAATTTCCGCCACCAAATCCATGACCGGGCACCTGCTGGGCGCGGCGGGCGGCATTGAATCCGTATTCACGGCCCTGGCCCTGCGCGACGGGGTGCTTCCCGGCACCATCAACTTGGAAAACCCCGACCCGGAATGCGATCTGGACTACCTGGCGGGCGGCTCCGAGCGCCGGGCCTGCGGCTACGCCATGTGCAACTCTTTCGGCTTCGGCGGCACCAACGCCAGCGTCATTTTCAAAAAATGGGAAGGCTAG
- a CDS encoding riboflavin synthase, with protein MFTGLVQGEGEVAALRRAGAECRLRLRPLFALPQLVAGESIAVNGACLSVETFTDETFTAYASAETLARTTLGALRTGERVNLERALALGDRLGGHLVSGHVDGIATVLEVRAVGQSLRCRLRFPPEFAPEVIPKGSVALDGISLTVNDCGSDFLEVNVIPDTRERTSMRLWRPGTRVNMETDLIGKYVRRVLCMPAAASAPPDADATADGAGVTRELLLRNGFI; from the coding sequence ATGTTCACGGGTCTGGTGCAAGGCGAAGGCGAGGTGGCGGCACTGCGCCGTGCAGGCGCAGAGTGCCGTCTGCGCCTGCGGCCCTTGTTCGCCCTGCCGCAGCTTGTGGCGGGCGAATCCATTGCGGTCAACGGGGCCTGCCTTTCGGTAGAAACGTTTACGGACGAAACCTTCACGGCCTACGCCTCGGCGGAGACCCTGGCCCGCACCACCCTGGGCGCGCTGCGGACGGGCGAGCGGGTCAATCTGGAGCGGGCCCTGGCCCTGGGCGATCGCCTGGGCGGCCACCTGGTGAGCGGGCATGTGGACGGCATCGCCACAGTGCTGGAAGTGCGCGCCGTGGGGCAGTCCCTGCGCTGCCGCCTGCGCTTTCCGCCGGAGTTCGCGCCGGAAGTCATCCCCAAGGGGTCCGTAGCCCTTGACGGCATCAGTTTAACGGTCAATGATTGCGGTTCGGATTTCCTTGAGGTCAACGTTATCCCCGATACCCGCGAGCGCACGAGTATGCGCCTCTGGCGGCCCGGCACGCGGGTGAATATGGAAACGGACCTCATCGGCAAATATGTGCGGCGCGTGCTCTGCATGCCCGCCGCGGCTTCCGCCCCCCCGGACGCGGACGCCACGGCGGACGGCGCGGGCGTGACCCGCGAGCTGCTGCTGCGCAACGGCTTTATCTGA
- a CDS encoding deoxycytidylate deaminase: protein MPRMPWPEYFMNITYLVSGRSTCLRRRVGAVLVKDKRILATGYNGAPAGVPHCLEVGCLREQLGIPSGQRHEICRGLHAEQNVIIQAAVHGINIRGAELYCTTHPCVLCSKMLINCGVRHILYAEDYPDNLAAQMLREAGVLVEQLPFVPPVVSAQTGEDPDV, encoded by the coding sequence ATGCCACGCATGCCCTGGCCCGAATACTTCATGAACATCACCTACCTGGTGAGCGGGCGCTCCACCTGCCTGCGCCGCCGGGTGGGCGCGGTGCTGGTGAAGGACAAGCGCATTCTGGCCACGGGCTACAACGGCGCTCCGGCCGGGGTGCCCCACTGCCTGGAAGTGGGCTGCCTGCGCGAGCAGCTGGGCATCCCCTCCGGGCAGCGGCACGAAATCTGCCGCGGCCTGCACGCGGAGCAGAACGTCATCATCCAGGCCGCGGTGCACGGCATCAATATCCGCGGCGCGGAACTCTACTGCACCACGCACCCCTGCGTGCTGTGCAGCAAAATGCTCATCAACTGCGGCGTTCGGCATATCCTCTATGCGGAGGACTACCCCGACAACCTGGCCGCGCAGATGCTGCGCGAGGCCGGGGTTCTTGTGGAACAGCTGCCCTTCGTCCCCCCCGTGGTCAGCGCCCAAACCGGAGAAGACCCAGATGTCTGA
- the leuS gene encoding leucine--tRNA ligase, translating to MTHERYNPQAIEEKWQARWQAENAFACSDASDKPKYYVLEMFPYPSGNIHMGHVRNYAIGDVVARSRRMQGYNVLHPMGWDAFGLPAENAAIKHHTHPAAWTYDNIANMRAQLKRLGYSYDWAREIATCRPEYYRWEQTFFLRLLEKGLVYRKKAPQNWCPSCHTVLANEQVIDGLCWRCDSRVVQKDLTQWFLKITAYGDELLENLQKLEGGWPERVLAMQRNWIGKSTGAAVAFALEKPVEGAASLEVFTTRPDTLFGVTFMTLAPEHPLVEKLIAGQPQADQVRAFVERIRNMDRLDRQSETLEKEGVFTGAYALHPFTGARVPLWLGNFVLADYGTGAVMGVPAHDQRDFEFARKYGLPVKVVICPKGEDLQAEGLCEAFTGEGVMTASGPFDGLPNVEGKAAVAAALEKEGKGRATTQFRLRDWNISRQRYWGAPIPVVYCEQCGVVPEKEENLPVLLPMDVKIREDGRSPLPETPAFAQCRCPRCGGPARRETDTMDTFVESSWYFARYTSARNTAAPFDPAALSYWLPVDQYIGGVEHAILHLLYSRFFTKVLRDLGFFPAGLDEPFAKLLTQGMVLKDGGKMSKSKGNVVAPSEMIAKYGADTVRLFCLFAAPAERDFDWSDSGIEGASRFIGRVWRLFMEERERLLPLKACEATARDAQTQETRDLRRREHLTVKKAGEDMGERFQCNTAIAAVMELVNAMYLAREKMGRSEGERRVFSSAMATVLTLLAPITPHVCEELWERLGHADALAGQAWPQWDAAATAQDMVTVALQVNGKLRGTVQAPAGADKAALEQAALADPAVQRHTAGLTIRKVVVVPGKLVNIVAN from the coding sequence ATGACGCACGAACGCTATAATCCGCAAGCAATTGAAGAGAAATGGCAGGCCCGCTGGCAGGCGGAAAACGCCTTTGCCTGCAGCGACGCAAGCGACAAGCCCAAGTACTATGTTCTGGAAATGTTCCCCTACCCTTCGGGCAACATCCACATGGGCCATGTGCGCAACTACGCCATCGGCGACGTAGTGGCGCGCAGCCGCCGCATGCAGGGCTACAACGTGCTGCACCCCATGGGCTGGGACGCCTTCGGCCTGCCGGCGGAAAACGCGGCCATCAAGCACCACACCCACCCCGCCGCCTGGACCTACGACAACATCGCCAATATGCGCGCCCAGCTCAAGCGCCTGGGCTATTCCTACGACTGGGCGCGGGAAATCGCCACCTGCCGGCCGGAATACTACCGCTGGGAGCAAACGTTCTTTCTGCGCCTGCTGGAAAAGGGCCTGGTCTACCGCAAAAAGGCCCCGCAGAACTGGTGCCCCTCCTGCCACACGGTGCTGGCCAACGAGCAGGTTATCGACGGCCTGTGCTGGCGCTGCGACAGCCGCGTGGTCCAGAAGGATCTGACCCAGTGGTTCCTCAAAATCACGGCTTACGGCGATGAGCTGCTGGAAAACCTGCAGAAGCTGGAGGGCGGCTGGCCGGAACGCGTGCTGGCCATGCAGCGCAACTGGATAGGCAAATCCACGGGCGCGGCCGTTGCCTTTGCCCTGGAAAAACCCGTGGAAGGCGCGGCCAGTCTGGAGGTTTTCACCACCAGGCCGGACACGCTCTTCGGCGTGACCTTCATGACCCTGGCCCCGGAGCACCCCCTGGTGGAAAAGCTCATCGCCGGGCAGCCGCAGGCCGACCAAGTGCGCGCTTTTGTGGAGCGCATCCGCAATATGGACCGACTGGACCGACAGTCCGAAACTCTGGAGAAGGAAGGCGTCTTCACCGGGGCCTATGCCCTGCACCCCTTTACCGGTGCGCGCGTGCCCCTGTGGCTGGGCAACTTTGTGCTGGCGGACTACGGCACCGGCGCGGTCATGGGCGTGCCCGCCCACGACCAGCGCGACTTTGAATTTGCCCGCAAATACGGCCTGCCCGTCAAGGTGGTCATCTGCCCCAAAGGGGAGGATCTGCAGGCCGAAGGCCTCTGCGAGGCCTTCACCGGCGAAGGCGTTATGACGGCCTCCGGCCCCTTTGACGGCCTGCCCAATGTGGAAGGCAAGGCCGCCGTGGCCGCCGCCCTGGAAAAGGAAGGCAAAGGCCGCGCCACCACCCAGTTCCGCCTGCGGGACTGGAACATCTCGCGCCAGCGCTATTGGGGCGCGCCCATCCCGGTGGTTTACTGCGAGCAGTGCGGCGTGGTGCCGGAAAAGGAAGAAAACCTGCCTGTGCTCCTGCCCATGGACGTAAAAATCCGCGAGGACGGCCGCTCCCCCTTGCCGGAGACCCCGGCCTTCGCCCAGTGCCGCTGCCCACGCTGCGGCGGCCCGGCCCGGCGGGAAACCGACACCATGGACACCTTTGTGGAGTCCTCCTGGTATTTCGCCCGCTACACCAGCGCCCGCAATACGGCAGCCCCCTTTGACCCCGCCGCGCTCAGCTATTGGCTGCCCGTGGACCAGTACATCGGCGGCGTGGAACACGCCATTTTGCACCTGCTCTATTCCCGCTTTTTCACTAAGGTTTTGCGCGACCTGGGCTTTTTCCCTGCCGGGTTGGACGAACCCTTTGCCAAGCTGCTCACCCAGGGCATGGTGCTGAAAGATGGCGGCAAGATGTCCAAATCCAAGGGCAACGTGGTGGCCCCTTCGGAGATGATCGCCAAATACGGCGCGGACACGGTGCGGCTGTTCTGCCTGTTTGCCGCCCCGGCGGAACGGGATTTCGACTGGTCCGATTCGGGCATTGAAGGGGCCTCGCGCTTTATCGGGCGGGTCTGGCGGCTGTTTATGGAGGAGCGGGAACGCCTTCTGCCCCTCAAGGCCTGCGAGGCCACGGCCCGGGACGCGCAAACCCAGGAGACCCGCGATCTGCGCCGCCGCGAACACCTTACGGTCAAAAAAGCCGGGGAGGACATGGGCGAACGCTTCCAGTGCAATACGGCCATTGCCGCCGTTATGGAGCTGGTCAACGCCATGTACCTGGCCCGCGAAAAAATGGGCCGCAGCGAAGGCGAGCGGCGGGTTTTCTCTTCCGCCATGGCCACAGTGCTGACCCTGCTCGCGCCCATCACCCCCCACGTCTGCGAAGAGCTGTGGGAGCGCCTGGGCCACGCCGACGCCCTGGCGGGCCAGGCCTGGCCCCAGTGGGACGCGGCAGCCACGGCCCAGGACATGGTTACCGTGGCCCTGCAGGTCAACGGCAAACTGCGCGGCACCGTACAGGCCCCGGCCGGCGCGGACAAAGCGGCCCTGGAGCAGGCCGCCCTGGCGGACCCCGCCGTGCAGCGCCATACGGCCGGCCTCACCATACGCAAGGTAGTGGTGGTGCCGGGCAAGCTGGTCAATATCGTGGCCAACTAG
- a CDS encoding NADH-quinone oxidoreductase subunit 5 family protein: protein MSLLVFCCVVLPFIVAIALYFTQSDGCRKLLVPAAVTVMALAAVILGANGAFRLEAETLFGIPLDTLFSVLDLLLLLYILGIGWKLGSRLVMGMTVLQLAGLLYLKFALPEGEAPIVAFAPDGLSLIMVIIISVVGGLITIYGLGYMDVHEEHLHLRVSRKPRFFAIIFCFLGAMNGLVLCNNLAWMFFFWEVTTLCSFLLIGHDQTEEAKTNAYRALWMNVLGGLAFVSAMLFIQKSLGTLSTELVLQKMTAMDVKSTAMLLPFAFFCVAAFTKSAQVPFESWLCGAMVAPTPVSALLHSATMVKAGTYLLLRMAPAFADTTMSTIVALFGAFTFVATCILAVSQSNAKKILAYSTIANLGLIIACVGINTAASMMAATTIIIYHSVSKGLLFMCVGTIEQRIGSRDIEDMRGLYGRMPRTAVITVIGIFTMMLPPFGMLIGKWMAIEAIARATQAMTPIVFFVALGSAFTVLFWARWAGVIVSSANLHERAQPGDTRPSIMFALRVLCGLALIFSFIAPLVLKTFVEPSVAGVYARFNLHGEGFIPGASLTGAAGFGWIYLLFILLAAGAWLAWRAARKVPDKAHAEPYFSGLMQRKDGQVGFKGPMNVFEPVRVANFYLSQYFGEGAITRGIDIISTAFLIVLIGGLL from the coding sequence ATGAGCTTACTTGTCTTTTGTTGCGTTGTGCTGCCCTTTATTGTGGCCATTGCGCTTTATTTCACACAAAGCGACGGCTGTCGCAAACTTCTTGTGCCTGCAGCCGTGACGGTCATGGCGCTTGCCGCCGTCATCCTGGGGGCCAACGGGGCGTTTCGCCTGGAGGCCGAAACCCTGTTCGGCATTCCGCTGGACACGCTCTTCAGCGTTCTTGACCTGTTGCTGCTGCTCTACATTCTGGGCATCGGCTGGAAGCTGGGCAGCCGGCTGGTCATGGGCATGACCGTGCTGCAGCTGGCAGGCCTGCTCTACCTCAAATTTGCGCTGCCGGAAGGGGAAGCGCCCATCGTGGCCTTTGCCCCTGACGGCCTCTCCCTCATCATGGTCATCATCATTTCTGTGGTGGGCGGCCTTATTACCATTTACGGTCTCGGCTACATGGACGTGCATGAAGAGCACCTGCACCTGCGCGTCTCGCGCAAGCCGCGCTTCTTCGCCATTATTTTCTGCTTCCTGGGGGCCATGAACGGCCTGGTGCTCTGCAACAACCTCGCCTGGATGTTTTTCTTCTGGGAGGTGACCACCCTCTGCTCCTTCCTGCTTATCGGGCACGATCAGACCGAAGAAGCCAAAACCAACGCCTACCGCGCCCTGTGGATGAACGTGCTGGGCGGCCTGGCCTTTGTCTCGGCCATGCTCTTCATTCAGAAAAGCCTGGGCACCCTTTCCACGGAGCTGGTGCTGCAGAAGATGACCGCCATGGACGTGAAAAGCACGGCCATGCTGCTGCCCTTTGCCTTCTTCTGCGTAGCTGCCTTTACCAAATCCGCCCAGGTGCCTTTTGAAAGCTGGCTCTGCGGGGCCATGGTGGCGCCCACGCCGGTCTCCGCCCTGCTCCACTCGGCCACCATGGTCAAGGCGGGCACCTACCTTCTGCTGCGCATGGCCCCGGCCTTTGCCGACACCACCATGTCCACCATTGTGGCGCTGTTTGGCGCATTCACCTTTGTGGCCACCTGCATCCTGGCCGTAAGCCAAAGCAACGCCAAAAAAATTCTGGCCTATTCCACCATCGCCAATCTGGGCCTGATCATCGCCTGTGTGGGCATCAACACCGCGGCCTCCATGATGGCGGCCACCACCATCATCATCTACCACTCCGTTTCCAAGGGCCTGCTCTTCATGTGCGTGGGCACCATTGAGCAGCGCATCGGCTCGCGCGATATTGAAGACATGCGCGGCCTGTACGGCAGGATGCCGCGCACGGCCGTCATCACGGTCATCGGCATCTTTACCATGATGCTGCCGCCTTTTGGCATGCTCATCGGCAAGTGGATGGCCATTGAAGCCATTGCCCGCGCCACCCAGGCCATGACGCCCATCGTCTTCTTTGTGGCCCTGGGCTCGGCCTTCACCGTGCTCTTCTGGGCGCGCTGGGCCGGCGTCATCGTTTCTTCGGCCAACCTGCACGAGCGCGCGCAGCCCGGCGATACCCGGCCCTCCATCATGTTCGCCCTGCGGGTGCTCTGCGGGCTGGCGCTTATTTTCTCCTTCATTGCGCCGCTGGTGCTCAAGACCTTTGTGGAGCCCTCCGTGGCCGGCGTCTATGCCCGCTTTAACCTGCACGGCGAGGGCTTTATCCCCGGCGCTTCCCTTACGGGCGCGGCGGGCTTCGGCTGGATCTACCTGCTCTTCATCCTGCTGGCCGCAGGCGCGTGGCTGGCCTGGCGCGCAGCCCGCAAAGTGCCGGACAAGGCCCATGCCGAGCCCTACTTCTCCGGCCTGATGCAGCGGAAGGACGGCCAGGTGGGCTTCAAGGGCCCCATGAACGTCTTTGAGCCGGTACGGGTGGCTAACTTCTACCTTTCCCAGTACTTCGGCGAAGGCGCCATCACCAGGGGCATAGACATCATTTCCACGGCGTTTCTGATCGTTCTCATAGGAGGTCTGCTCTGA
- the glyA gene encoding serine hydroxymethyltransferase — MDEILLQDPELAQAIILESNRQVSKLELIASENFVSPAVRQAQGSVLTHKYAEGYPGKRYYGGCEYVDMAETLALDRAKKLFDCQYANVQPHSGSQANMAAYLAFMKPGDTILGMNLSHGGHLTHGSPVNFSGRLFHVVSYGVERETGRIDYDQVAALAREHKPQAIVAGASAYPRAIDFARFRQIADEVGATLVVDMAHIAGLVAAGLHQSPLPYAQITTTTTHKTLRGPRGGMILSGADMGKALNSQIFPGIQGGPLMHVIAAKAVAFGEALRPAFKKYQLQVIQNAATLAGCLTEAGYNLVSGGTDNHLMLVDLTNKDITGKDAEQALDKAGITVNKNTVPFETRSPFVTSGVRLGSAALTTRGMKEDDMRLVGGFIVEALEKRNEPAALENIRTRVEEFARAFPLFAW, encoded by the coding sequence ATGGACGAAATCCTGCTCCAAGACCCGGAACTGGCCCAGGCCATTATTCTGGAGTCCAACCGTCAGGTCAGCAAACTGGAACTCATCGCCTCGGAAAACTTTGTCTCCCCTGCCGTGCGCCAGGCCCAGGGCAGCGTGCTGACCCACAAGTACGCCGAAGGCTACCCCGGCAAGCGCTACTACGGCGGCTGCGAATATGTGGACATGGCCGAAACCCTGGCCCTGGACCGCGCCAAAAAACTTTTTGACTGCCAGTACGCCAACGTGCAGCCGCACTCCGGCTCCCAGGCCAACATGGCCGCCTATCTGGCCTTCATGAAGCCCGGCGACACCATTCTGGGCATGAATCTTTCCCACGGCGGGCATTTGACCCACGGCAGCCCCGTAAACTTCTCCGGCCGCCTCTTCCATGTGGTTTCCTACGGCGTGGAGCGCGAAACAGGCCGCATCGACTACGACCAGGTGGCCGCCCTGGCCCGCGAGCACAAGCCGCAGGCCATTGTGGCGGGCGCCAGCGCCTACCCCCGGGCCATAGACTTTGCGCGCTTCCGCCAGATCGCCGACGAGGTGGGTGCCACCCTGGTGGTGGATATGGCCCACATTGCCGGTCTGGTGGCCGCAGGTCTGCACCAGAGCCCCCTGCCCTACGCCCAGATCACCACCACCACCACGCACAAAACCCTGCGCGGCCCGCGCGGCGGCATGATCCTTTCCGGCGCAGACATGGGCAAAGCCCTCAACAGCCAGATTTTCCCCGGCATCCAGGGCGGCCCGCTCATGCACGTCATCGCGGCCAAGGCCGTGGCCTTTGGCGAGGCCCTGCGCCCGGCCTTCAAAAAATACCAGCTTCAGGTCATCCAGAACGCCGCAACCCTGGCCGGCTGCCTCACGGAAGCGGGCTACAACCTGGTTTCCGGCGGCACGGACAACCACCTCATGCTGGTGGACCTGACCAATAAGGATATTACCGGCAAAGACGCCGAACAGGCTCTGGACAAGGCGGGCATTACGGTGAACAAAAACACCGTGCCCTTTGAAACCCGCTCGCCCTTTGTGACCTCGGGCGTGCGCCTGGGCTCGGCGGCCCTGACCACCCGCGGCATGAAGGAAGACGACATGCGCCTGGTGGGCGGCTTCATTGTGGAAGCCCTGGAAAAACGCAACGAACCCGCCGCACTGGAAAACATCCGCACGCGGGTGGAGGAATTTGCCCGGGCCTTCCCGTTGTTCGCCTGGTAA
- the ribD gene encoding bifunctional diaminohydroxyphosphoribosylaminopyrimidine deaminase/5-amino-6-(5-phosphoribosylamino)uracil reductase RibD, translating into MSELDYAPFMREAIALAERGRWKACPNPTVGAVLVREGRVAARGWHHAAGEDHAEVACIKDARAHGVDPADCTLVVTLEPCCHQGKTPPCTTAVREAGIKKLVVGLSDPNPVACGGACRLREAGLEVVEGVCAQECRDLVADFLVWQTRRRPYVILKMAATLDGRIATRKGQSQWISSEPSRQEVQRLRAGLGQCGGAVLIGGGTFRTDNPRLTVHGAEGQAPQPLACVLTSRLPQPDADFYLLKERPGQTIFMASPAAAASTTAKALREKGCRVLALGPRTQGGGPDFAGLLRLVWEDLHCPYVLCEGGGHLALSLLEAGLVDDFRLHLAPIILGDADAHPLFSGRAPLSLDEALRLRVSRTDICGGDVHIRLQPLDTLLP; encoded by the coding sequence ATGTCTGAACTGGATTACGCCCCCTTCATGCGCGAGGCCATAGCCCTGGCCGAGCGGGGCCGCTGGAAAGCCTGCCCCAACCCCACTGTGGGGGCCGTGCTGGTGCGCGAAGGCCGGGTGGCGGCCCGGGGCTGGCACCACGCCGCAGGCGAGGACCATGCCGAAGTGGCCTGCATTAAGGACGCCCGCGCCCACGGCGTGGACCCGGCGGACTGCACCCTGGTGGTCACCCTGGAGCCTTGCTGCCACCAGGGCAAAACCCCGCCCTGCACCACGGCCGTGCGCGAGGCCGGCATCAAAAAACTGGTGGTGGGCCTGAGCGACCCCAACCCCGTGGCTTGCGGCGGCGCGTGCCGCCTGCGCGAAGCCGGGCTGGAAGTGGTGGAAGGCGTGTGCGCGCAGGAATGCCGCGACCTGGTGGCGGATTTTCTGGTCTGGCAGACTAGGCGGCGGCCCTACGTCATCCTCAAGATGGCCGCCACCCTGGACGGCCGCATTGCCACCCGCAAGGGGCAATCCCAGTGGATCAGCTCCGAGCCCTCCCGGCAGGAGGTGCAGCGCCTGCGCGCGGGGCTGGGCCAGTGCGGGGGGGCGGTGCTTATCGGCGGCGGCACCTTCAGGACGGACAATCCACGCCTTACCGTACACGGCGCCGAGGGCCAGGCCCCGCAACCTCTGGCCTGCGTGCTGACCTCGCGCCTGCCCCAGCCTGATGCGGACTTTTATCTGCTTAAGGAACGGCCGGGGCAGACCATTTTTATGGCCTCGCCGGCGGCGGCGGCCTCCACCACGGCCAAGGCCCTGCGGGAAAAAGGCTGCCGCGTGCTGGCCCTGGGGCCGCGCACGCAGGGCGGCGGGCCGGACTTTGCCGGGCTGCTGCGCCTGGTGTGGGAAGATCTGCACTGCCCCTATGTGCTTTGCGAGGGCGGCGGGCACCTGGCCCTGAGCCTGCTGGAAGCCGGGCTGGTGGACGACTTCCGCCTGCACCTGGCCCCCATAATCCTGGGCGACGCGGACGCCCATCCCCTGTTTTCCGGCCGCGCGCCCCTGAGCCTGGACGAGGCCCTGCGCCTGCGCGTGAGCCGCACGGACATCTGCGGCGGGGACGTGCACATCCGCCTGCAGCCCCTGGACACGCTGCTGCCCTGA